In Leptospira ellinghausenii, the genomic stretch TGTTAGTTTGATTGTATTAGCGTATTCACTTGGCGGAACCCCTGGAATGTTCTTTTTTATTCTTTCTGGATTATTTGGAAAATGCCTTCTCGAAATTGTAAATTATATGGAACATTATGGAATGGTTCGATTGCCAGAAGAGCCTGTTCAACCAAGACACTCTTGGAATACAAACAAACGAATTAGTTCCTGGACGATGTTTAATCTAACGCGACACTCCCACCACCACGCACAAGGAGAAGTTCCTTACCAAGATTTAAGACCTTATCCCAATGCACCTATGATGATCAGTGGGTATTTGACAACGATTGTAATCGCACTCATACCACCATTATGGCATTATCTGATGATTCCAAAAGTGAAAGAATGGGATCAAAAGTTTGCAAGCCCTGAAGAATTGGAACTCGTAAAAATCGCCAATCGTTACAGCGGGAACTCAGAGTTTGTAAACTCCAATCATAACCAATCACTTTTGCGATCAAAAGGATAAGATGGAAAAAAACTTTAGATTGATTTACGATTGATTGGAATCCCAAGTGAGTAAATCACCTACATACCTTAATCCTTCAAACAAATCAATCCAAGGAGTGTGTTCGTCTCCCTTGGATTTTAAAAATAAAACTCCAACAAAAAAAGCAAGGAAGGCTTTGCCACCCTTCCCTTCTGTTTCTTTTGGAAAAAACCGATTGAGTGCACTTTCATAAGCGATAAAAGATTCTTCTACCAATTTTACCAATTCTTTAGATTCTGAATGTTGCCTTTTGATATCAACTGCGAGTAACATCAAATTCAAAAAATGCCCTTCTTTTCCTGAAACAAAATTCATAATATCAATGATACTTGTTGTTTCTTCTGATAATTTTTGGATTGCCTCTGCATCTGTCATCACTAGATGTTTTACCATCGAAGAAAACAAAGTCTCTTTTGTTGGGAAATAATGATACAAGGTACCAGTTGAAACTCCTAGTTCTTTAGCAAGTTCCCTCATCGAAACAGAGGCTACCCCTTTGGAGACAAAGATTGGTAGGGATTTGGAAAGTAACTCCATTCGATACAAATTATGATCTACAATCTTTGGCATAAAGACCACCTAAGTTTTTCTCGCCATCGATTTTCCATTGAGACAAAATCATTTCCAATGGCCTTCAAAAAA encodes the following:
- a CDS encoding TetR/AcrR family transcriptional regulator, coding for MPKIVDHNLYRMELLSKSLPIFVSKGVASVSMRELAKELGVSTGTLYHYFPTKETLFSSMVKHLVMTDAEAIQKLSEETTSIIDIMNFVSGKEGHFLNLMLLAVDIKRQHSESKELVKLVEESFIAYESALNRFFPKETEGKGGKAFLAFFVGVLFLKSKGDEHTPWIDLFEGLRYVGDLLTWDSNQS